The Terriglobus sp. TAA 43 sequence CCAGTTGTTTACCAGAATACAAATACCAACCTCTCGGTATTACGTATCTCGTAACAACGTTGCGCATGACTCATAATTTAAGCCGAGTGCTGAATCATATGATTTAGCACTCGGCTCGACAGCATGAAGGAATTCGCTAATACAGGCTTGAACGATCGGTAACAGAAGTGCTCTAGGTCAGAAAACTCTGTTTGATATACGACACAAAGGTCAAGAAAGATCGACCGATATGTCATATACCTCATTTTCACCCACTGAATAGCCGAACAGAAGCTCTCCGGAAGGCGTTACTTCGAGCACGCTTGAGGAATAGTCTTCGTCGTAGCGTTCGGGCATCTTCTGTATCTCCATGGTTTTCCCACCATCAACGAGATACTTCATAAGTACGTAGCTCCCGTCATGGGCCTCGACAAAATAGAGAATGTTCTTCTTCCGATCCCACGCTTGCGCGCCGATCACGGTGGACGAAGAAACATCGTGCCAGGTCCGGGAAGTTACATCAAATAACTTCAGTTTCGATTGGTCGTTTGTTACTGCCGATAAGTAATGTCCATCAGACGACCATTTTGGTGATGAGAGCCCCGATCCGCCAGGAAGTGGTTCTACTTTCTGATCCCCTAGTGTCAAAAGGAAGATTGCATTCTCCAAGCGATTGCCACCTGACTGAGACTCAAATGCGACTGTTTCGCCCACTGGTGCGTAGGCTATCTTTCGCACATCGTGTATTGCCGCAACGGTGGTCCGCGTTCCTCCACCAGCTGCATTCACGCGGCCAATCGTGTTCTCGCCATTTCGCTCTCTGATGTAGATCAGAGTACGATCGTCCGCGGACCATTGGGGAAATTTGACGAATTCCCCTGGGGCAGAAAGTTGTACACGTTGGCTACCATCAAGCCGACTCTTCCAGAGACTGCCTTCAGGATGCAGCGTGTAGGCAATCCACTCACCGTCATGCGACACACTCAACGACGAAACCGAGAGATCCCGGAGTAGCGGCTCGCAGTTACGACTCAACATCGTGAAATAGAGCCGGCTCTGTACGCCCATTGCATAGAGATGGCGGAGATCCGGACTGAGCATGGGTGATCGCCAGAAATCAACCGGCCCTGCGGCGATTTCCCAAGGATCGCCCTTGCTTTTCCAACGTAGGAACTTTTCCCGTCTAGCCCAAATCGACGAGGAACTCTCACCATCCACGACATATACAAAATACTTTCCGTCGGTACTCCACGAACCACAGCAGGCATGATGCTCGTGAGGGTCTCCTTTTAGGACCGGGGTAACACTACGATCTGCAAGGCTGACCTCATACAAGCTCTTTTGGTCATTCGCCTCGTGAACTGAGAAGCGGATTGATTTGCCATTTGGAGACCAGGTTGGCCAAAAGGGCGTGCCTGAGGGAGTCGCAAGCACCGACGCGTTCTGACCATCACTATTTGCCAACATGATTTGCTGTTGAGAAACGTAGACGATCTGTGTGCCGTCCGGGGACCAGGAGGCCGATCGGCCGAATATTTCGGCCATCGGTCGCGAGGGTCGTCCCTGGAGCGTTACCGCGGTGATGGGACCATCCTGATCGCCGCCGGAAATTAGCGCTTCGCCCCGCTCCGAACGAACCCCCGAGATGTATTCATTTGGAGCATTCAACGGAGCTGCAGCGATAGTGCCCCCGTCAACGGAGACCGAAGCCAGATAGGGCTTCTTTCCGCGGAGTTCAGTAAAGACGAGCATCCCTTTATTGAGAATCAAAGGGGCTCTATTGACTTTGCCAAATCCATCCCGAGTGAGTTTCGTCACTGCGCGAAGGTCTTCCTTCGGGTTGTAAACATTTCCAAGAATCGGAACCACGGCAAAAACAAACAATGCAATCAATCCGATCAACAAGGAAGACTTTACAGTCACAACCTGGTGCGAACTTTGACTGAACCTGTTAGTGGCGAAATCCACTCGCAACTTATCAAGAACATCAGAGTCTGAGTTTGTCCAAGATGGTGATGATGACGAGTTACCCTGGTTTAGGGCCCCTAGGGATATACGGTACCCCTTCTTGGGTACTGTTTCTATGTACTCCCGGCCGTTCGGTAGCTTACCCAGGGCCTTTCTCAACATGAATATTGTTTGTGTAAGGTTGTGCTCTTCGACGACCACGCCCTTCCAGACAGTATCGAGAAATTCGTCCCGGCTTACTGTCTTTCCTTCGGCTTTTAAGAGCAGTGACAACGCCTCTCTTTGGCGTTGCGGCATATCAATTATCTCAATCCCACGCATGACAACCATTTGGTTGGCCTCAAACGTGTATTCACCAAAATGCAGTATCTGCTTCATATCAGGGACCTTGGAGAAAATCCGTTGATTTTTGATCCACCTCAATCGTTCATTTGAGGACTTCCGTCGCGCCAAACATTAGCGTGAAGAAGTTCCCAGAATTACGAAGCCGTAGGTCAGTCTCAACGGTGAGAATTCTGTTCTTTGAGGGTTTTTACCCTTTTTAACTCTTAGGAGTGTTACCAATGTCTGCCAGTAAAGTGTTCCATCTGCTTTTCGCGAGCAATTTCTGCGTCGATCCCCGACTCTTCGGTCGGGCTCTGGTTTTCTTTCTTTACATTCCGTTCTTTGCAACCTTGATAGGTGTCACAACACCGTCCATATTCAAGGCGGCATTTATACGTGCGACGCCCGGAACTCTGTCAGCGGTTGTATCAGTACTCATGCAACTTGTCTGCCTCATATTGCCCAATGAATGGCTGTGCAATTCAAGTTCCGCTTCTCGCAGGAACTTTGTCGCCATAAATAATCTTGAGCTGCGAAGTCAGGTTTACGCATAGGAAGCTTTCGCTTTCTGCGACCAAGATTAGGGGGAATATCGAAACGTTATAACGATACTCCCAAAAATTGATTTCCGATAGCTATTTCACTTCTCCCCGATATATAGGTCTCAAGGATCTCGACTATGCTCCGTACTCGAACGGTCGCTCTTATCAGCCCCTCTACTCCCTTCCTGCAAGCCGCAGTAACTGCCTTGACCTTTGAAGGTCATGACGTTGTCGCTTTTGAGGCGCTCACAGAAGCGCTCGGCGCAATGCAAAATAGATCATTCGATGCAGTTGTCATCGATGTATCTGCGCGGCCACCACGTGATCAACGCTCTTTAGCCAATATCGTCAGACTTGCGGGGAAGGATAGGATCTGGATCGCTCTACCACTAGGCGTAAGCCCCTGGGCATCAGATGCGGAACAACTCGGCATTCGACATACACTTGGCGTTCCCCTTCGTTCGGCTGAACTTGAAGAGGTATTGACTTATCTTCAGGAGCTTCCATCTTCCCCAGCTTCTTACGAAGCTGAACCCGCACAGTCGCGTCCTGTGCACATCGAGGATCTTCCCAATAACCGCTATTTTCTGGCGGCCAGCCCTTCGATGATGCGGATTTACGAAAACATTCGTTTACTCGCGCAAGTAGATGCGCCAGTACTCATTCTGGGTGAAAGCGGCGTGGGTAAGGATGTTATCGCTAACCTTCTTCACAAGCATTCCCGCCGTGCTGCGCACCCATTCTGCTCCGTAAATTGTGCAGCTCTTCCTCCCGACCTACTTGAGAGCGAACTCTTCGGCTATGAAGCGGGAGCCTTTACTGGAGCCGTCAAGGCAAAGCCTGGCCGGTTCGAACAGGCGGACAAAGGAACACTGCTACTGGACGAGATCGGCGAAATGAGCGCCCCGATGCAGGCGAAACTCTTGCATGTATTGCAAGATGGTCGCTATTCCCGCCTGGGCGCACGCACTGTATCAACCGCTGATGTCCGTGTAATCGCGGCCACCAATGTAAATATTGATAGTGCAATTGCAGACAAGTTATTCCGCGAAGATCTTTATTACCGCATCAGCACATTCACAATTCAAGTGCCGCCGCTCCGCGAGCGCCGCGAAGAAATACCATATTTAATTGAGGAAATGGTGAAACGGCAGGCAATGGCGTTCCATCAGGACCCGGTTTATATTTCTCCCCGCATGATGTCGATATTGCAGGAATATGAATGGCCTGGTAACTTGCGCGAACTTGGCAATGCCGTTATTCGTATGCAAGTACTTAAAGGACAGGAGTCCTCAATCTCCGACATCGAGACCAAGGTCCTGGGTAAGGTTGCAAAGGTCCAGTCTTGCAGCAAGGATGCGCCCGAGCCGGAAGTAAGTGTGAACGAAATGCGGTCGATCGTCAGAAATTTCAAAGATCAAACGGAAAGCCGCCTGATTCAGCAGGCGCTGGAAGAGGCTCGATGGAATCGCAGACAGGCGGCCCTGGCTCTACGGATCAGCTATCGCACTTTGTTATATAAGATTGAGCATTACCGGTTGAAAGAAACCCGCGTACCAATGCATTTCGATGTGCAGAACAGCGGTACTTCTCTTCCCGCCTAAGGTAACGCCACAAAATTACTCTAAAGTAACTGCATTGGTGTTCCAGATAGATACAGAACTGAGAAAAGGGAGGTCACCCTCCCTTTTTCTTATGCATTTAGCGCTAAGAAAGGGGAGGATACCCTCCCCTTTTCCTATGCATTGACCAATGCTTTTTCTCGTTCCTTCTTTATTTGTTCCTTTTGCCATTCGATCGTACGGATGAGCCCCTCTTCCAACTGCACAGAAGCGCGGAATCCTAAGAGCCGTTCTGCTTTCCGAATATCTGGAACGCGCCGCAAGACATCCTCATACTTACGTCCAGCAATAGCGTCGTACGGAATCATGTCGATCTTGGGCTCGCCTGGCTTGCCGCACAACCGGTGGATTTCACGGGCCAAATCAAGGATCGTTATCTCTCGGTTATTACCAATGTTAACAATCTCCAGATTTGCAGTGGTCGCTTCAGCCGCCGCAACGATGCCACGTGACGTGTCTTCCACGAATGTGAAGGAACGCGTCTGCTGGCCGTCACCATGAATCGGGATAACTTCATCATTCAGAATTGCATTGATGAATACCGACTGCGGGCCGCCCCACCATGTCAGATTTTGACGTGGGCCATACGAACCAAAGATACGAAGAACTGTGGCATAAATGCCAGCCTCTTCCGCCATCGCAAGAACCAGGTGCTCATCGAACATCTTCGACGCTGCATATGCCCAGCGAGCTACCGTGGCTGGTCCCAGAACGCAGACTCCATCCTCCGCGAATGGCACATCCGGGCTCTTACCGTAGACGTCAGAAGTGGAGGTAATAGTGAAGCGCGCCCCACTCTCGATTGCTACCTGCAACGCGTTCTGCGTGCCAATCGAGTTGACGAGTAGCGTCTTCTTTGGGTTTTCATATCGCGGAATCTTATAGGCCGCCAGATGAATAACACTGTCGACCTTGCCGGCTGCGTCTCGCAGAGCTGCGAGATCACATACGTCAACTGCGCGAAACTCAAAAGACGGATGCGACGAGGCAGCTTCGAGATTGCGCATATGACCGTGTGACAGATCATCTACCGCAATTACTTCGTAGCCCTTTGCGAGCATCCGATCCGTCACATGAGATCCCAGAAATCCTGCGGCTCCCGTAATAAGTACTCTCTTCATGCTGCCCTCACCATTTCTACGATTTGATCGACACTACGTTTGCGGGCTAGTCCTCCCCCGAATAGATCGAGGTTGCGCGGCTCGGCCGATGGACCGCCATGCACTAATGCATTTGCTGCCTGAATAATTGGTTCGCTGGCACTGCCCACGAGCATGTTCCATCCACCATGCAAGGTTTCGCGCCACTCCGTCTCTTCACGAAGCGTAAGACACGGAACTCCAGTGAAATATGCTTCTTTCTGAAGGCCCCCCGAGTCGGTCATGACAAAGCGGGCATTCCGTTGTAGCGCAAGCATCTCGAGATACCCCACAGGTTCCACAACATGAACATGGCTTCCCAGGAAGACGGCGTTCTCGGTCTGCGACAGTCGGTTCCGCAAACGTGGATGCATCGGAAAAACAATCGGAATATCGATCTGACGAAGCGCGTTCAGAATCGAAGACAGTTTCGCGGCATCATCGGTCATTTCTGCTCGGTGCAGTGTGACCAGCGCATACCCGCCAGCTTTTACCGGAAGATCGCGTAACGTTGCGGCTTCACGGTGCTGGCTGCCAAATTGTTCAACAGCATCCAGCATGATGTCGCCCACAAACACGGCACGATCACCAAGCCCCTCCTGTCGAAGCTGTTCCACCGCGGCATGCGTGGGACAAAGGAGAAGATCTGATACCTGATCCGTGACGATGCGATTGATCTCTTCTTGCATGACGCGATTAAAGCTGCGCAAACCAGCCTCGAGATGGATGAGCGGAATATGCAACTTCGCTGCTGCCAGGGCCGAGGCAATGGTTGAGTTCGTATCTCCATACGCGATCACAGCGTCCGGCTTCCAGCTGATCATCTCCGCTTCGATACCAGCGAGCATGATTGCGGTCTGTAGTCCGGGTGTATGTGCCGGAGTACTCCTCAGCACCTGCGGTTTTGGCATACCAAGTTCGCTGAAGAAAATATCAGACATACCGGGATCACGGTGTTGTCCAGTGTGAAGCAGGCGATGCTGGATCGGAGTGGACGCAAATTGATTGAACTCCTCAATCGCCTTCGACATGATCGCCATCTTGACGAATTGGGGTCTCGTTCCACCAACAGAAAGCAGCTTCATTAGTTGGCTCCTGTCTTCTTATCGGCAGGTGGCTGAAGCTTCTGCTCATCGGGTACTGGCCGAATGGCACGTGCAGGAGATCCCATCACCACCACGCCTGAAGGAACATCGCGCGTCACAACAGAGCCAGCCGCAACAAGCGCATCTTCACCGATGGTGATGCCTGGCAATATTGTGGAATTCGCCGCGACGCGAGCACCGCGATGCATCGTTACTCCACCGAAGTGTTTGAAACGCTCCTGGGTTCGTCCAACGAAATTGTCATTTGTGAACGTGACCTCCGGCGCAACGAAGCACAAATCACCGATTGTCGATTTCGCGGTGATATACGCTCCGGTTTCGATCTTGCAGCACCGGCCAATCGTTACTTCATTCTCCACCGCCACGCCGCGACCAATGATCGTGAGCTCACCGATAGTGGTGTCTTCCCGAACACTTGCGAAATCTGCGATCAACACGCCGTCATGAACGATGGATCCGGTATAGATAACAGCGTTACTTCCAACCAAGCATCCGTTTCCGATGAAGGTGGGCATCAGTTCGCGAATATTCGTCGTCGCGCTCGCCTTCGATTTCATCGGCTTCTTTCCGATCACGACACCGTCATCGATGCGGACATCTCTTCCGATGCTGATGTGGCTATGTAGGACAACATGATTTCCAATGACAGTCCCCTCACCAATACTGACGTTTTGACCGACAACAACGTGCTTGCCAAAGCTGACGTCGGGATATTGGCGATTTCTGTCTTGTTCTTCCAGAAGAGTGTTTTCAGAAACAACAAACTCTGCTTTCATAGTTCTTTATCACCCCGGGACTGCCGCCAGTTAGCGGCTATTTCCTGCGACTTTCATAAAATGTCTTGTCTCGCTGTCCGCTGAGACTTCCGCGTCGTGGCTTTCCGAACAAAAAAAGGGGTAGCCACGATCCCTCGAAAAGATGCAACCGGCCGCAAGACGAAGGTGTTGACCAACGGTGCGGAGAATACGCATCTTGCTTGTGCCAGCTACACGGCGATGCAGTACGACTGGAAACTCTTCAATGTGATAGCCCATGTAAGACGCGCTCATGAGAATCTCCACCGTCGAGACAAATCCTGTGCTTTGGAATTGAGCCTCTCGTACAAACGAACCGCGATATGCACGGAACATGCTGGTGTAGGTGTAGAGCTTGACTGGCGAGACCACGCGATAAAGCTGCGAGCACCAGCGGCTCAGACCAAGCCGCCACGCCGGTACTCCGTCCACTCCACCTTGCGGGTGGTAGGGAGAAGCCACAACGACATCAGCCTTGCCTTCGATAATCCACTGAATCATGGGAATGAGATTGTCTGCACGATAGCTGCAGTCTGCATCGATGGTGCAAACAATCTCTGCGGTTCCCACGGTTTGAAATGCAGTACGAAACGCTTCCCCCAGGCCGCGATTCGTTCCATGCGACACGATCTGAAAAGACGCGCCGTCAGGGACCGCCCGTGGAATAAGCTCCACGGTGCGGTCAGTACTGCCATCGTCCACAAAAAGGTAGAAGACGATAAAGCGATCCTGGAGACCGCGCTGCAGTTCCGCCAAACGAATCCTTAGAACCTGCAGACTCTCCTGTTCGTTACAGACAGGGACGACTATCGCAACCCTTGGAAGGGATTGTGTGTGCGCGCGGGCCATGATTTATATCTCTCTTTCTCGCTTATCGGCGCCGACTAGCAGTGCACAATCTTCGTGGACTCAATTCCGCGGGTTGCATTGCGGCTGTCCACTACAAGCTGTGCGTTCTTGACGATCGAGGCGTAATCGTAATCCGAGTGATCCGTGGCGATGACGACACAGTCGAACTCTGCGATACGATCCAACGGCGTGCAGGTCATGCCCAGGTCGTAGTGACGACCGCGGCCGACTGTCGCGAAGTAAGGATCGTTGTATTCCACGAGTGCCTTCTCGTCCTGCAGCATCTCGATGATCTCGAGTGAAGGAGATTCGCGAAGATCGTCAATGTCCTTCTTGTATGCCATACCGAGCACCAGGATGCGGGAGCCATTGATCGACTTGCGATGCGAGTTGAGAGCATTGGCCACAGCCTGTACCACGTAGCGCGGCATGCCTTCGTTGATCTCACCTGCGAGCTCGATGAAGCGGGTGTGGAAATTCCACTCGCGCGCCTTCCAGCTCAGATAGAACGGATCGATCGGAATGCAGTGACCGCCGAGGCCGGGGCCCGGGTAGAAGGCCTGGAAGCCGAACGGCTTGGTCTTCGCGGCATCAATGACTTCCCAGATATCGATTCCCATCTTCTGCGAAAGAATCTTGAGTTCGTTCACAAGCGCGATGTTCACGCAGCGATAGATGTTCTCAAGAAGCTTCGTCATTTCGGCGGCCTGTGTGGAGGAAACCGACACAGTCTTGGCGAAGATGTTGTTGTAGAGTGCGGATGCCAGGCGTCCAGAATGTGCGCCATGCCCACCGATGACCTTGGGAATATCTCGACGTGCGACCGTGTTGTTACCTGGGTCCTCACGCTCCGGCGAGAAGGCTACGAAGAAAACATCGCCATCCGGATCCATTCCCTCTTCATACGCGCACAGTCCTTCGGGGCTGCCGGCATTCAGAATCGGGATGAGCACTTCTTCCGTCGTTCCGGGATAGGTTGTGCTCTCAAGCACAACGAGCTGTCCACGGCGCAGCCAGGGAGCAATGGACTCCGCGGTGCGTTCGATGAAGGAGAGATCGGGATCGCGATGCTCTGTGAGTGGAGTCGGTACGCAAACAATGATTGCGTCCTGATCGGAGATCTTCGAGAAGTCGGTCGTCGCACGGAATCCCTGCGAACGAGCCATCTCGATTTCAGTCGGAGGAATACGGAAGATGTAGCTCTTCCCTTCCTCAAGTTGGCTGACTTTAGCCGTATCGATGTCAAATCCCTGGATAGCGACACCCGCTTCCGAGAACAAGAGTGAGAGAGGCAGACCGACATATCCAAGGCCGATGACGCCAACCTTTGCAGTCTTCGCTTGGAGCTTATCGAGTTGACGCTCCACTTGATGGGCACGTGATGCGAGAGTTGCGCTGTTCATGCCGGGACATGTTGCACGGGTCGGGCCAAACCCAAATCCATCGCAAGAGCTTAGTAATTACCGCGCAATATCCATACTTTCGTAACTTCCATCGACTAACTAAACCGGAAAGTAACGTGACGGTGTGCAAAGAGTATGCAGAAGTTTGCGTCTCTCTTTTGCTTTCGGCCACGAAGCCTCAAAACCAGCCCCGTAAACCGGCATTTGCATTGGCACAACAATTGCACAGACATAAGCAAACGATTCCTAGATTGGGGAGACGGAACGGACATGGATACACGCTTGAAGTTGGGTGTGGTGGGTCTTGGAGCCTGGGGTTGCAACGTCGCACGTTGCCTATATGAGTTGCCTGATTGCGATCTGGTGGTTTGCAGCGACCTGAGCGAGAACCGCCGCACGATGGCGGAGCGCAACTGGGGTGTGCAAACAGTTGCATCTCTTGACGAAATGATCGCGCAATTCCCGGAAATTACAGCAGTTGCCATCGCGGCGCCGGCAGTCTTGCATTATCCGTTGGCGAAGAAGGCTCTGCTCGCAGATAAGGATGTTTTCGTCGAAAAGCCATTCACGCTGAACGTCGCTGACGCGGAAGAGTTGATGGCACTGGCGGAAGAGCGCGGCAAGGTGCTGATGGTGGGTCACCTTCTCGAATATCACCCTGCCGTGAATAAGATTCGCGACATTGTGCAGGCAGGCGAGCTCGGGGATGTCTATTACATCTACACGCAGCGCGTAAACCTTGGCCGCATCCGTGGAGATGAGAACGCGATGTGGAGCTTTGCTCCGCATGACATCTCCCAGATCCTTTACATCCTGGGCGAAGAGCCGGTGGACGTCAGCGCCCGCGGTCAGTCCTACATCCAGGACGGAATTGAAGACGTGGTGTTCCTGAGCCTCTTCTTCAAGAATCGCCGGATGGCACACATCCACATTTCCTGGCTCGACCCGCACAAGATGCGCAGCACCACCGTGGTCGGCAGCAAGAAGATGCTTGTGTTCGACGACGCCGCCACAACGGAAAAGCTGCGTATTTATGACAGCGGAGCCCAGCAGCAAGCAACCTCGTCCTACGGCGAAGCAATCCAGGTGCGATTTGGAGATATCCAGATTCCGCATCTCGCGACCACTGAGCCGTTGAAGCTGGAATTCCAGCACTTCATTCAATGCGTGAACAAGCGTCTGACACCTCGCAGCGATGCGAAGGATGGTCTCCGCGTGGTGCGCATTCTGGAAGCAGCTCAGAAATCGCTGGAACTCGATGGACTGCCGATTTCGCTCAAGTCCGGCCTGGCACGTAAGCGCATGCCGAAACTCAATCCCATGGATCGCCAGTGGACGCCTCAGATGCCGGTTGCAGGGCGCGCTCCCGTGGTGGCAGTTTCCTAAGGGCGAGAATCACATGAACGGATACAAGACAGAGTTGTTGGTGATCGGTTCTGTGCTGCTGGCCGCGGCTGGTCAAACACTGATCAAGCTGGGGCTCACGGGACATGGGGCTTTCTCCAGGACGTTATTGGAGTGGCCCCTGGCTCTCACCGCCGGTGTTGTCATCGGCCTTTGCGTGTACGGATTGGGAACGGTGATGTGGTTCGCCGCTGTGGCACAGCGCAACATCAGTTACCTCTACCCGCTCGCGGGGATCAACTATGTGCTGATGGGTTTCATCGGGCACTTCCTGCTGCATGAGGGGATGGGCCCGCTACGTTGGTGCGGAATTTTCGTCATGACCAGCGGCATCGTGCTGTTATCGAAAACCAACACAAAGGAAAGCGAATGCTGATCCAAACCTCTTCTCTTTCCTTTGCTTGGGGCTCTCTCGCAGTAAGTATCGCGATGGGGTCTTTCGCTCAGATCACGTTGAAGCACACGACAAATCTTCTCTCGGTCGTAAAACAGCGATATCGTGCAATCCCCTGGCTGCTTTTGTGGGGTCTGCTGTTCGCGGGCGCAATGGTCTTCTGGATTTTTGCGCTGCGTCGACTGGATATCTCCATCGCGTATCCGTTGATGAGTTTGGGCTATGTCGTCGTAACAGGGTTGGCAGCAATTCTTTTACGGGAACACGTTACAAAGTGGCGGTGGATTGCGGTGGGACTAATCACATGCGGGGCCGCCATGGTGGCAGGGAGCGTCTAGATATGCAGAATGCTGAAGTCCGACAGTCACATATTGCTGTTATCGGCGGCGGGTTTACAGGCATGGTTTGCGCCTTCCGTCTGTTACGCGCCGGCTATCGCGTAACGATTCTGGAACGCGAAGTCGAACTCGGTGGATTGAGCGCAACGCAATCTTACGGCTCATTCAACTGGGATCGCTTCTACCACTGCATCCTTACATCCGACAAACCGCTCCTGGGCCTGATCAAGGATCTCGGTCTCGAAGACCAGCTTCGGTGGAATAAGACAGAAGTAGGTTTGTTTGCTCACGGTGAGCTCCATCGGATGACGGGGCCTACCGACCTGCTTCGCTATCGCCATCTTTCCCTGCTCTCGAAAGCTCGGTTGGCGATCATGACGTGGTACATCACCCGCCTCACGAATGGCCGCAAGCTGGAAGGCATCCCATTGTGCCAATGGACGCGGCGCCTCTTTGGAAAGAACGTCTATTCCCAGATCTGGGAACCGCTCCTACGCTGCAAGTTGGGCGAGATGCGCAAGTATGCTTCCGCTGCATTCCTCTGGGGGACCATCGTCAGGCTAGCGTCCACACGCGAAAAGGGTCCGGGAACGCAGGAATGCCTGGGCTACATGCATGGGGGATACGAGACACTTTTCAAGCGTCTGCAGCACACTGTGAATTCCCTGCATGGTGAGACGAGCCTCGGCGTCGATATTCGCAGCATTGGCCCGGGCAACAGCGATGTCCCGGGAGAAAACGTACTCATCCGCGCGCGGCATAAGGATATCTATGTCGACGGCGTCGTACTTACGACTCCCAATCGTGTTGTCGCCAACATGCTTCAGGTGGAAGATCACCTATACAAAGAGCGCCTTGGACAGGTCACATACCTTGGCATTGTTTGCACAGTGCTGGTCCTCAAGCGGAAGCTTTCGCCTTACTACGTGACCAATGTCGCGGAGAAGATCGGATTTACAGGAGTCATTGAAATGACCAACCTGATTGATCCGCAACAGGAAACCAATGGACGCCACCTGGTCTATCTTCCGCGATACACATCACCCACGGATCCACTCTTTGCAGCAACTGACGACGCTATCTGGGAATTTATTCAGCCGGACCTGAAGCGGATCTTCCCCGACCTGCAGGAAGAAGACATTGAAAGCCGTTTCGTCTTCCGCCACAAAGACGTTCAGCCTGTACCCACCATCGACTACTCGACAATTGCGCCACCGGCCCGCACACCTGTTGCCGGAGTCTATTTGGCGAACACCGCACAGATCATCAACAACACACTCAACAACAACGCAATGACTTCCATTGCCGAAACGACATGCGACGCCCTCATGCAGGACATCCCGGCGGTACGACACGTGGAAAGCGCTGCGAAAGTTGCAGAGAAATCTCCGCTGTTCACGGAGACGCAGGAGGTACGTGCCGCATGTACAGCATGACGTTGCTCTTTGAAAGCTCATTTCGTGTGCTGGACGACTTATTGAGCCGCAGCCCAGCCCTTTGCCTTTTCCTTCTCTCTGGCGGACTGATTTTAGGCTCCATGATTCTCGATCGCAGAAATCGTGTGGCCGTTGCTGCTCCAAAAGCGCCCATCTCGAACCATAGCGTGGAAGATGGCAGAGCATGAATACGCCGATCGATACGGAAGACTCCCAGATGCGCGTGGTTGCCTATCACGAGATTCACGATGTAACCGTGAACGA is a genomic window containing:
- a CDS encoding Gfo/Idh/MocA family protein; this translates as MDTRLKLGVVGLGAWGCNVARCLYELPDCDLVVCSDLSENRRTMAERNWGVQTVASLDEMIAQFPEITAVAIAAPAVLHYPLAKKALLADKDVFVEKPFTLNVADAEELMALAEERGKVLMVGHLLEYHPAVNKIRDIVQAGELGDVYYIYTQRVNLGRIRGDENAMWSFAPHDISQILYILGEEPVDVSARGQSYIQDGIEDVVFLSLFFKNRRMAHIHISWLDPHKMRSTTVVGSKKMLVFDDAATTEKLRIYDSGAQQQATSSYGEAIQVRFGDIQIPHLATTEPLKLEFQHFIQCVNKRLTPRSDAKDGLRVVRILEAAQKSLELDGLPISLKSGLARKRMPKLNPMDRQWTPQMPVAGRAPVVAVS
- a CDS encoding glycosyltransferase produces the protein MARAHTQSLPRVAIVVPVCNEQESLQVLRIRLAELQRGLQDRFIVFYLFVDDGSTDRTVELIPRAVPDGASFQIVSHGTNRGLGEAFRTAFQTVGTAEIVCTIDADCSYRADNLIPMIQWIIEGKADVVVASPYHPQGGVDGVPAWRLGLSRWCSQLYRVVSPVKLYTYTSMFRAYRGSFVREAQFQSTGFVSTVEILMSASYMGYHIEEFPVVLHRRVAGTSKMRILRTVGQHLRLAAGCIFSRDRGYPFFCSESHDAEVSADSETRHFMKVAGNSR
- a CDS encoding EamA family transporter; the encoded protein is MLIQTSSLSFAWGSLAVSIAMGSFAQITLKHTTNLLSVVKQRYRAIPWLLLWGLLFAGAMVFWIFALRRLDISIAYPLMSLGYVVVTGLAAILLREHVTKWRWIAVGLITCGAAMVAGSV
- a CDS encoding nucleotide sugar dehydrogenase, which produces MNSATLASRAHQVERQLDKLQAKTAKVGVIGLGYVGLPLSLLFSEAGVAIQGFDIDTAKVSQLEEGKSYIFRIPPTEIEMARSQGFRATTDFSKISDQDAIIVCVPTPLTEHRDPDLSFIERTAESIAPWLRRGQLVVLESTTYPGTTEEVLIPILNAGSPEGLCAYEEGMDPDGDVFFVAFSPEREDPGNNTVARRDIPKVIGGHGAHSGRLASALYNNIFAKTVSVSSTQAAEMTKLLENIYRCVNIALVNELKILSQKMGIDIWEVIDAAKTKPFGFQAFYPGPGLGGHCIPIDPFYLSWKAREWNFHTRFIELAGEINEGMPRYVVQAVANALNSHRKSINGSRILVLGMAYKKDIDDLRESPSLEIIEMLQDEKALVEYNDPYFATVGRGRHYDLGMTCTPLDRIAEFDCVVIATDHSDYDYASIVKNAQLVVDSRNATRGIESTKIVHC
- a CDS encoding NAD(P)/FAD-dependent oxidoreductase, translated to MQNAEVRQSHIAVIGGGFTGMVCAFRLLRAGYRVTILEREVELGGLSATQSYGSFNWDRFYHCILTSDKPLLGLIKDLGLEDQLRWNKTEVGLFAHGELHRMTGPTDLLRYRHLSLLSKARLAIMTWYITRLTNGRKLEGIPLCQWTRRLFGKNVYSQIWEPLLRCKLGEMRKYASAAFLWGTIVRLASTREKGPGTQECLGYMHGGYETLFKRLQHTVNSLHGETSLGVDIRSIGPGNSDVPGENVLIRARHKDIYVDGVVLTTPNRVVANMLQVEDHLYKERLGQVTYLGIVCTVLVLKRKLSPYYVTNVAEKIGFTGVIEMTNLIDPQQETNGRHLVYLPRYTSPTDPLFAATDDAIWEFIQPDLKRIFPDLQEEDIESRFVFRHKDVQPVPTIDYSTIAPPARTPVAGVYLANTAQIINNTLNNNAMTSIAETTCDALMQDIPAVRHVESAAKVAEKSPLFTETQEVRAACTA